Proteins encoded within one genomic window of Longimicrobium sp.:
- a CDS encoding PH domain-containing protein: MPVDRSAIDAQLRAIGEGDRWWEHREFRALPHVLHADERILGVVRGKLLGVRRPRIGPAGAWLFVATTQRLICLKQERFARKQVEFAAGQITRVQQGSRLRAYQIALDTPQGRYRIRITKEDAFRFAGSIAGLVPGQPRMMEGTLEPKPMHPAIAAVAGLPGVGRMVAKAGLLPPPEPATRAHVDRLEATVDRLQMDVERLQQQVGFLEELLRQRTAEAYLPAVPGDR, from the coding sequence ATGCCCGTTGACCGCAGCGCCATCGACGCACAGCTCCGGGCCATCGGCGAGGGTGACCGCTGGTGGGAGCACCGCGAGTTCCGCGCGCTTCCACACGTCCTGCACGCCGACGAGCGCATCCTGGGTGTCGTGCGCGGCAAGCTCCTGGGGGTGCGCCGGCCCCGCATCGGGCCGGCGGGCGCGTGGCTCTTCGTCGCCACGACCCAGCGCCTCATCTGCCTGAAGCAGGAGCGGTTCGCCCGCAAGCAGGTGGAGTTCGCCGCCGGCCAGATCACACGCGTGCAGCAGGGGAGCCGCCTGCGCGCCTACCAGATCGCCCTCGACACGCCGCAGGGGCGGTACCGCATCCGCATCACCAAGGAGGACGCCTTCCGCTTCGCCGGCTCCATCGCCGGCCTGGTGCCGGGGCAGCCGCGGATGATGGAGGGGACGCTGGAGCCCAAGCCGATGCACCCCGCCATCGCCGCGGTCGCGGGGCTGCCGGGGGTGGGGCGCATGGTGGCGAAGGCGGGTCTCCTTCCGCCGCCGGAGCCCGCCACCCGCGCACACGTGGACCGGCTGGAGGCGACCGTCGACCGCCTGCAGATGGACGTGGAGCGGCTCCAGCAGCAGGTCGGCTTCCTGGAGGAGCTCCTCCGGCAGCGCACTGCCGAAGCCTACCTCCCCGCCGTGCCGGGGGACCGGTAA
- a CDS encoding ABC transporter substrate-binding protein has translation MPVHSPRLALPLLLAAAVSACDLAPNRGGTVAFGLAAPLTRSYGENSKLGAELAAEELNAAGELDGVTIAIHARDDGGEGAAAIQVASRFVEDPSVVAVVGHANSDPMMAASKVYHDGELPAVGTSATSTEIAEAGPWIFRIASNDSANAAAIAREARRFGRRVGILYANDEYGNSLAAIFRKALAQTDAVLVGTDPYLEEMKDFRPYLLRFKERQAEVLLVAGLEVGAATMIRQMREVGLGARVLGGDGLESLTSMEGNYDGTMFGMLYHPEASDRARTFAATFRRRYNREPESSAATSYDAVYLLARALKSGARSRAEIRDYLEGVGRPGGSEPFVGVTGPVAFDENGDPVGKPVAIAAIEGTRFRLVHSGR, from the coding sequence GTGCCCGTACATTCCCCACGTCTCGCCCTTCCGCTTCTCCTGGCCGCGGCCGTCAGCGCGTGCGACCTGGCCCCGAACCGCGGCGGCACCGTCGCCTTTGGCCTCGCCGCGCCGCTCACCCGGTCGTACGGTGAGAACTCCAAGCTGGGCGCCGAGCTGGCCGCCGAGGAGCTCAACGCGGCCGGCGAGCTCGACGGCGTCACCATCGCCATCCACGCGCGGGACGACGGCGGCGAGGGTGCGGCGGCCATCCAGGTGGCGAGCCGCTTCGTGGAAGACCCGTCGGTCGTGGCGGTGGTGGGGCACGCCAACTCCGATCCCATGATGGCGGCATCCAAGGTGTACCACGACGGCGAGCTTCCCGCCGTGGGCACCAGCGCCACCAGCACGGAGATCGCCGAAGCCGGGCCCTGGATCTTTCGCATCGCCTCCAACGACAGCGCCAACGCGGCGGCCATCGCCCGCGAGGCGCGCCGGTTCGGGCGGCGCGTGGGCATCCTGTACGCCAACGACGAGTACGGAAACAGCCTCGCCGCCATCTTTCGCAAGGCGCTCGCGCAGACCGACGCCGTGCTCGTGGGGACCGATCCGTACCTGGAAGAGATGAAGGACTTCCGCCCCTACCTGCTCCGCTTCAAGGAGCGCCAGGCGGAGGTTCTGCTGGTTGCGGGGCTGGAGGTGGGCGCGGCCACCATGATCCGCCAGATGCGTGAAGTGGGGCTGGGCGCGCGGGTGCTGGGCGGCGACGGGCTGGAGTCGCTCACCTCGATGGAGGGGAACTACGACGGCACCATGTTCGGGATGCTGTACCACCCCGAGGCCAGCGACCGGGCGCGCACCTTCGCCGCAACTTTCCGCCGCCGCTACAACCGCGAGCCGGAGTCGAGCGCCGCCACGAGCTACGACGCCGTGTACCTGCTGGCCCGCGCGCTCAAGTCGGGCGCGCGCTCCCGAGCGGAGATCCGCGACTACCTGGAGGGTGTGGGCCGCCCCGGCGGGAGCGAGCCGTTCGTGGGCGTCACGGGCCCCGTTGCCTTTGACGAGAACGGCGATCCGGTGGGGAAGCCCGTCGCCATCGCCGCCATCGAGGGCACCCGCTTCCGTCTGGTGCACTCCGGGCGATAG
- a CDS encoding leishmanolysin-related zinc metalloendopeptidase yields the protein MRKLLLLPVFAALAAGCGSDSTEPSVATTITVAPAASLDAIGATQIVRAGVSDQKGKVMREAVVTWESNSPSVTVTGLGGDSASVRAMANGTASITARAGSAVGSVEVRVAQVPVRAESVGGNGQAGAVGVLLGSALQVRVVDRLGVGVAGVPVTFTVQTGGGTLASATSVTNAEGIATNSWTLGPAAGTHTLSVTFPGTTLAPVTFTAQAVGRVPGVLGVLAGGHQAALMGTALPVAPAVVARDEVGNPLAGITVNFVVTSGGGRISNSSAVTNTNGVASAGTWTLGSTADGNTLTATAPGLTGPPVVLRGTGCFGGPGAGYEITLCITTSMTPSQRAAFVNSAARWATLVRLDIADLSTSISEDACGAGTPSMSGDFDDLVIFAAVSEIDGPGAVLGQAGPCFTRTTGGLPLVGTMAFDAADLASLESSNQLGNVILHEMGHVLGIGTIWTLKALLQNRSSATSTLDTYYSGANGIVGFDAIGGNTYTGGAKVPVENTGGPGTINGHWRESVLRNELMTGYLNAGPNPLSVLTVRSLADLGYSVDPSRADPFFLTLTVRAPGGTENTLTLHNDLYTGPRYTVDGGGRVARVPR from the coding sequence ATGCGCAAGCTATTGCTCCTCCCCGTCTTCGCCGCGCTGGCGGCGGGGTGCGGTTCGGACTCGACGGAACCATCCGTCGCCACCACGATCACCGTAGCGCCCGCGGCCTCGCTGGACGCGATCGGCGCCACGCAGATCGTGCGCGCGGGCGTCAGCGACCAGAAGGGGAAGGTGATGCGGGAAGCGGTCGTCACCTGGGAGTCCAACTCACCGTCCGTAACCGTGACGGGGCTGGGCGGCGACAGCGCCTCGGTGAGAGCCATGGCGAACGGGACGGCGTCGATAACCGCCCGCGCCGGCTCGGCCGTGGGGTCGGTGGAAGTGCGGGTGGCGCAGGTCCCCGTCCGGGCTGAGTCCGTGGGGGGCAACGGGCAGGCGGGCGCGGTGGGGGTGCTGCTGGGCAGCGCGCTCCAGGTGCGAGTGGTGGACCGGCTCGGAGTAGGGGTCGCGGGGGTGCCGGTCACCTTTACGGTGCAGACGGGCGGCGGCACGCTCGCCTCGGCCACTTCGGTGACCAACGCGGAGGGCATCGCCACCAACAGCTGGACGCTGGGGCCCGCGGCCGGGACGCATACCCTGTCCGTGACCTTCCCCGGCACCACGCTCGCGCCGGTGACGTTCACCGCGCAGGCAGTCGGGCGGGTGCCCGGCGTGCTGGGCGTGCTGGCCGGCGGGCACCAGGCGGCGCTGATGGGGACCGCCCTCCCCGTCGCTCCGGCGGTGGTGGCGCGCGACGAGGTCGGCAACCCGCTCGCGGGCATCACCGTCAACTTCGTCGTCACCTCCGGCGGCGGCCGGATCAGCAACAGCTCGGCCGTCACCAACACGAACGGCGTGGCCTCCGCCGGCACCTGGACGCTGGGGTCCACCGCCGACGGCAACACGCTGACGGCCACCGCGCCTGGCCTCACGGGCCCGCCCGTGGTGCTGCGCGGAACGGGGTGCTTCGGCGGGCCCGGGGCGGGGTACGAGATCACGCTCTGCATCACCACGTCGATGACGCCGTCGCAGCGGGCCGCCTTCGTCAACTCGGCGGCGCGCTGGGCCACCCTGGTGCGCCTGGACATCGCGGATCTCAGCACCTCGATTTCGGAGGACGCCTGCGGCGCGGGAACGCCGAGCATGAGCGGCGACTTCGACGACCTCGTCATCTTCGCGGCGGTATCCGAGATCGACGGGCCGGGCGCCGTGCTGGGGCAGGCAGGGCCCTGCTTCACCCGTACCACTGGCGGGCTTCCGCTGGTCGGGACGATGGCGTTCGACGCGGCGGACCTCGCATCGCTGGAGAGCAGCAACCAGCTCGGAAACGTGATCCTCCATGAGATGGGGCACGTGCTGGGGATCGGCACGATCTGGACCTTGAAGGCGCTCCTGCAGAACCGCAGCAGCGCCACGAGCACGCTGGACACCTACTACAGCGGCGCGAACGGCATCGTGGGCTTCGACGCCATCGGCGGCAACACCTACACCGGCGGGGCAAAGGTGCCGGTGGAGAACACGGGCGGGCCGGGCACCATCAACGGCCACTGGCGCGAATCGGTGCTGCGCAACGAGCTGATGACGGGCTACCTCAACGCGGGCCCCAACCCGCTGAGCGTGTTGACGGTGCGCTCCCTGGCGGACCTGGGATACTCCGTCGACCCGTCGCGTGCCGATCCGTTCTTCCTGACGCTGACGGTACGCGCGCCCGGAGGAACCGAGAACACGCTGACGCTGCACAACGACCTGTACACCGGCCCGCGCTACACCGTGGACGGCGGCGGCCGCGTCGCGAGGGTGCCCCGCTGA
- a CDS encoding L,D-transpeptidase: MTRRLMRSWTLGGAAAFALAACGGGDAENNGAAPAGGAAPAAQPAPPPQPPQEVRLEVDVAARQVRMFRRDQLEKSYGIAVGTAEWPTQNGNWNVTQVVWNPGWTPPPDEEWTKDEKPKDPGDPDNPLGTVQIVYDPPRTIHGTNQPESIGKAASHGSIRMRNEEAEELAQLLMVAGGAPKDAAWIQQARTNRTVRQEVQLPNPIPISVINGADNADAIEGDRPKGTESGAAPKSSGGTATGAAPRSSGDTARSRGTSRTDTARSSRTTRSDTARSGRRSRDTAGSASKDTTPR; this comes from the coding sequence ATGACGAGAAGGCTCATGAGATCGTGGACGCTGGGCGGCGCGGCCGCGTTCGCCCTGGCGGCGTGCGGCGGCGGCGACGCCGAGAACAATGGCGCGGCACCCGCCGGGGGCGCCGCACCCGCCGCGCAGCCCGCCCCGCCGCCGCAGCCCCCGCAGGAGGTGCGGCTGGAGGTGGACGTGGCGGCCAGGCAGGTGCGCATGTTCCGCCGCGACCAGCTCGAGAAGAGCTACGGCATCGCCGTGGGCACGGCGGAGTGGCCCACGCAGAACGGCAACTGGAACGTGACGCAGGTGGTGTGGAACCCCGGCTGGACGCCGCCGCCCGACGAGGAGTGGACCAAGGACGAGAAGCCCAAGGACCCGGGCGATCCAGACAACCCGCTGGGCACCGTGCAGATCGTCTACGATCCGCCGCGCACCATCCACGGCACCAACCAGCCGGAGTCCATCGGCAAGGCGGCAAGCCACGGCTCCATCCGCATGCGCAACGAGGAGGCGGAAGAGCTGGCGCAGCTGCTGATGGTGGCGGGCGGCGCGCCCAAGGACGCCGCGTGGATCCAGCAGGCGCGCACCAACCGCACGGTGCGGCAGGAGGTGCAGCTCCCCAACCCGATCCCCATCAGCGTCATCAACGGCGCCGACAACGCCGACGCCATCGAGGGCGACCGCCCCAAGGGCACGGAAAGCGGCGCCGCCCCGAAGTCGTCGGGCGGCACGGCCACCGGCGCCGCCCCCAGGTCTTCCGGCGACACGGCGCGCTCGCGCGGCACGTCGCGCACGGACACCGCCCGCTCCTCGCGGACGACTCGCTCGGACACGGCGCGCTCGGGCCGCCGCTCTCGCGACACCGCGGGCTCGGCGTCCAAGGACACTACCCCGCGGTAA